Proteins from one Mesotoga infera genomic window:
- the fusA gene encoding elongation factor G → MAHIDAGKTTTTERILFYTGKNYKLGSVDEGTATMDWMDQEKERGITITSAATTAFWKDHRINIIDTPGHVDFTIEVERSLRVLDGAIAVFDAQAGVEPQSETVWRQADKYRVPRIAFMNKMDKIGADFKAAMRTMVEKLKANPIAIQLPIGSESSFDGIVDLVKMKAVKWYNHEGTEYGYEDIPESLQDEAEEAREDLIMHVAEYDEELIEIYLEGDEIPVDRLKAAIRKGTLDGKMTPVLCGTAFRNRGIQPLLDAVVDYLPSPKDLPPVIGHVLDRDEEIEIFPNEEDPFVAMAFKIMVDPFVGKLTFLRVYSGSLEKGSYVYNTNKNQKERISRLLFMHADKREEVDYIRAGDIVAVIGLRNTMTGETVVVDEPRVVLEKIEFPEPVISIAIEPQTKDDAARLTKALVALVEEDPSLKSFVDSETGETILSGMGELHLEVIVERIKREFNVSLRVGNPQVAYRETIRSSAVGEAKYIRQTGGKGQYGHVILRVEPIKDNSSNFLFEDKTVGGTIPKEFIKPIERGVREAMDTGYLAGYPMVNVKVTLLDGSYHEVDSSEIAFSIAGSMAFKEAARKASPVLLEPIMALEINTPEEYMGDLIADLNSRRAKIEGFEARGGLKIIKSHVPMSELFGYATVSRSLSQGRAIHVIQFSHYAEVPEKIAEKILGK, encoded by the coding sequence ATGGCTCATATAGACGCCGGTAAAACTACGACTACCGAGCGGATTCTTTTCTATACCGGAAAGAATTACAAGCTCGGAAGCGTGGATGAAGGTACCGCGACTATGGACTGGATGGACCAGGAGAAGGAAAGAGGAATCACTATCACTTCCGCCGCTACTACAGCATTCTGGAAGGACCACAGGATTAACATCATCGATACACCCGGACACGTTGACTTTACAATAGAAGTCGAGAGATCGCTAAGAGTGTTGGATGGAGCTATTGCCGTTTTCGATGCTCAGGCAGGAGTGGAGCCTCAATCGGAGACGGTCTGGAGGCAGGCCGATAAGTACCGCGTGCCCCGCATAGCCTTCATGAACAAAATGGATAAAATCGGAGCCGATTTCAAAGCCGCGATGAGAACCATGGTGGAAAAATTGAAGGCTAATCCCATCGCGATTCAGCTTCCAATAGGTTCGGAGTCCAGCTTTGACGGAATAGTTGATCTGGTAAAAATGAAAGCCGTAAAGTGGTACAACCATGAAGGCACGGAATATGGCTACGAAGATATACCGGAATCTCTTCAAGACGAAGCGGAAGAGGCCCGTGAAGATCTGATTATGCACGTGGCCGAGTACGACGAAGAACTTATCGAGATTTATCTTGAAGGGGACGAGATACCTGTTGACAGATTGAAGGCTGCCATAAGAAAGGGAACTCTCGATGGTAAAATGACACCGGTTCTTTGCGGGACGGCTTTCAGGAACAGGGGTATCCAGCCACTACTTGACGCCGTTGTAGATTATCTACCTTCGCCGAAGGATCTGCCGCCTGTTATCGGGCATGTACTTGACCGCGACGAGGAGATAGAAATCTTTCCCAACGAGGAGGATCCCTTTGTGGCCATGGCTTTCAAGATAATGGTCGATCCATTCGTGGGAAAACTCACTTTTTTGAGAGTTTATTCCGGTTCTCTTGAAAAAGGGTCGTATGTTTACAATACGAACAAGAATCAAAAAGAGAGAATTTCCAGACTTCTGTTCATGCATGCCGACAAAAGAGAAGAAGTCGATTATATAAGGGCTGGAGATATAGTGGCTGTGATCGGCTTGAGAAACACCATGACCGGAGAGACGGTAGTTGTCGATGAACCGCGAGTTGTACTGGAAAAGATCGAGTTCCCCGAACCGGTCATATCTATCGCCATTGAACCCCAGACGAAGGACGACGCGGCGAGATTGACCAAAGCGCTGGTTGCACTGGTGGAGGAAGATCCTTCGTTGAAGAGTTTTGTTGATAGCGAAACTGGAGAAACGATACTTTCGGGTATGGGCGAGCTGCACCTGGAAGTCATAGTCGAGAGGATAAAGAGAGAGTTCAACGTTTCCCTTCGTGTTGGAAACCCCCAGGTGGCCTACCGGGAAACGATAAGGTCCTCTGCTGTGGGTGAAGCTAAGTACATACGACAAACCGGCGGTAAGGGCCAATACGGTCACGTAATTCTCAGAGTCGAACCGATAAAAGACAACAGCTCGAACTTCCTTTTCGAAGACAAGACTGTGGGCGGAACAATACCCAAAGAGTTCATAAAACCTATAGAGCGCGGTGTGAGAGAGGCTATGGATACTGGATATCTTGCCGGCTATCCAATGGTTAATGTAAAAGTCACTTTGCTTGACGGCTCTTATCACGAAGTGGATTCTTCCGAGATCGCTTTCAGCATAGCCGGTTCAATGGCCTTTAAGGAAGCCGCCAGAAAGGCCAGCCCTGTTCTGCTAGAGCCCATAATGGCCTTAGAAATAAACACCCCCGAAGAATATATGGGTGATCTCATAGCCGACCTGAACTCGAGACGCGCCAAGATAGAAGGTTTTGAAGCTAGAGGCGGTCTGAAGATTATCAAGTCTCACGTACCCATGTCGGAACTATTCGGCTATGCGACGGTCAGTAGATCTCTTTCGCAGGGAAGGGCCATCCATGTAATCCAGTTCTCGCATTACGCTGAAGTACCGGAGAAAATAGCCGAGAAAATACTAGGAAAATAA
- the rpsG gene encoding 30S ribosomal protein S7 → MRRRQSEKREVVLDPIYNDAVVTRLINKIMIGGKKSKAEMTVYKALETLSEKTKQPPMEAFKKAIGNVKPLLEVRPRRVGGATYQIPFEVPERRAVSLAIRWIVSSARSKSGKPLRDKLALELIDAYNGQGNAVKKREDVHKMAEAGKAYAHFRW, encoded by the coding sequence ATGAGAAGACGACAGTCCGAAAAGCGTGAAGTAGTACTGGATCCAATATACAACGATGCAGTGGTCACGAGGCTGATAAACAAAATAATGATAGGTGGAAAGAAAAGTAAAGCGGAGATGACCGTTTACAAGGCGCTCGAAACCCTTTCGGAAAAAACCAAGCAACCGCCGATGGAAGCTTTCAAAAAGGCTATAGGAAACGTCAAGCCTCTTCTGGAGGTTAGACCGCGAAGAGTTGGCGGTGCGACCTATCAGATTCCATTCGAAGTACCGGAAAGAAGAGCGGTTTCTCTTGCGATAAGATGGATAGTTTCCTCCGCACGTTCTAAATCAGGTAAGCCTCTCAGGGACAAGCTAGCTCTCGAGTTAATAGACGCCTATAACGGCCAGGGAAACGCCGTTAAGAAGAGAGAAGATGTCCATAAAATGGCGGAGGCTGGAAAGGCATACGCTCACTTCAGATGGTAA
- the rpsL gene encoding 30S ribosomal protein S12, whose product MPTINQLIRHGRKQLKQKSASPALENNPQKRGVCVRVSTMTPKKPNSALRKIARVRLSNGTEVTAYIPGEGHNLQEHSVVLVRGGRVKDLPGVRYKIIRGTLDAEGVANRKQARSRYGAKRPKK is encoded by the coding sequence ATGCCCACGATAAATCAATTGATAAGACACGGAAGAAAACAGCTGAAACAGAAATCTGCTTCACCAGCTCTAGAAAACAATCCTCAGAAGCGTGGTGTTTGTGTAAGGGTCTCGACTATGACTCCCAAGAAGCCAAACTCTGCTTTGAGAAAGATAGCGAGGGTTAGACTTTCGAACGGAACCGAAGTGACGGCTTACATTCCAGGAGAAGGACACAACCTTCAGGAGCACTCCGTTGTACTGGTTAGAGGCGGTAGAGTCAAGGACCTTCCCGGTGTTCGCTACAAGATAATCAGAGGTACTCTCGATGCCGAAGGAGTTGCCAACAGGAAGCAGGCCAGGAGCCGCTACGGAGCAAAGAGACCCAAGAAATGA
- a CDS encoding DNA polymerase III subunit delta: MVFEITGESLVLKEFFISARAPNCRRISSDHDEKEYKFRTVISSSNMFGETAVRLDGFSKWKKEEKKSIERLLKYIDPSLDIFIDGSIDPGIEKIKVSFELPKPWEEERWVEHGINIASQLQMKATRDSIKRMIEKVGKDELRILSELEKLKVVDRNITAAMVDKYVVKDIEVEVEALVFTFLSCGPEFLYDFDHRQLPFPLFSSVLSKILIEIGTVLEHKTAGGTLSWKEVKSLSEATGISASRISKIVGFNFSGSGEQNIDITASLDRRKIAFLLLCLQDLDEEFKRGDINQEIAYFALIKSSLQV, encoded by the coding sequence ATGGTATTTGAGATAACCGGCGAAAGTCTGGTACTGAAAGAGTTTTTCATATCGGCCCGAGCCCCGAACTGCCGGAGGATATCCTCCGATCACGACGAAAAAGAATACAAATTCAGAACGGTTATCTCCTCTTCGAATATGTTCGGCGAAACGGCCGTCAGACTCGACGGTTTCTCCAAATGGAAAAAGGAAGAAAAAAAGTCGATAGAGAGACTTCTCAAATACATAGATCCATCTCTCGATATCTTTATCGATGGTTCCATAGATCCGGGTATCGAAAAGATAAAGGTATCTTTCGAACTGCCAAAACCGTGGGAAGAGGAGCGGTGGGTTGAACATGGTATCAACATCGCCTCACAGCTTCAGATGAAGGCTACTCGCGATTCGATCAAGAGAATGATCGAAAAAGTCGGCAAAGATGAGCTAAGGATACTGAGCGAACTCGAAAAGCTCAAGGTCGTTGACCGAAATATAACCGCCGCGATGGTCGACAAATACGTGGTGAAGGATATTGAGGTCGAAGTCGAGGCTCTGGTCTTCACTTTTTTGAGCTGTGGCCCGGAGTTCCTGTACGATTTTGACCATAGGCAATTGCCCTTTCCACTTTTCTCCTCTGTACTCTCGAAGATCCTGATCGAGATCGGCACGGTGCTTGAACATAAAACCGCAGGGGGTACACTCTCGTGGAAAGAAGTCAAATCACTCTCCGAAGCGACCGGCATCTCGGCATCTAGGATCTCGAAGATTGTGGGATTCAACTTCTCCGGCAGCGGTGAGCAGAATATAGATATAACCGCTTCGCTGGATCGGAGAAAGATCGCTTTTCTCCTGCTGTGCCTCCAAGATCTCGACGAGGAATTCAAGAGGGGCGATATAAACCAGGAGATCGCCTACTTCGCTCTCATAAAGTCTTCTTTGCAAGTGTAA
- a CDS encoding penicillin-binding transpeptidase domain-containing protein, protein MYIILVLCVAVFAVRAGYFSLFTEPDIPVVVGINRIPSLRGSIYDSDGKLLASDSIIYEAWLDLGYLRLSTSAEQIEKVLRNIEIAFGISYKTLEENLRGTKSFMLLGTSPTNEEMMRKITPLTKRYISLEMQRERLTFKEYGLDRIIGSLDKGGVPLNGLELQYDEILSGKKDGLIRRTLTGAKREEPINGSDIYLSIDIDLQRMVYEELQKTVEKNMADGGLAILLDSKTGKVLSYAGTYNWDLGLKGIFEPGSTIKPLIYSLALTVGAINEEMTFNCDGRIQPVPGLNIIIRDVEGERHGVQTFREAIINSCNVATVQVGGKIFNTLGKNEMYAALENMGFGRLSGVDLPGETPGIFPKASVWSLISPYQFPIGQGLGVNIFQMVKALNVFPAGGQFIVPTFLKAIRNEDGFVNVPKKVDGILFSPELVAEMIPVLESVVLNGTGTLAQVDGIRIAGKTGTAQKAGPGGYNDETYYALFYGFFPVENPVYTLYIMIDTPKAGVYYGGYVAAPMFASIVKKIYKIDIEEEKYEGIYNWKMPDLTGYTLIDVSEVRKIYGIDKLIVHGAGKVMKQFPEAGHPLEDRIEVWLGVGEADGI, encoded by the coding sequence TTGTACATAATTCTTGTGCTCTGCGTGGCTGTATTCGCTGTAAGAGCCGGTTATTTTTCGCTCTTCACCGAGCCGGATATACCGGTTGTTGTTGGCATAAACCGCATCCCATCTCTAAGGGGATCGATTTATGATTCCGACGGAAAGTTGCTTGCAAGTGATTCGATCATTTATGAAGCCTGGTTGGATCTGGGTTATCTCAGGCTATCGACTTCTGCTGAACAGATAGAAAAGGTTTTACGAAACATAGAAATCGCTTTCGGAATATCATACAAAACTCTTGAAGAGAACCTTCGCGGCACTAAAAGTTTCATGCTTCTTGGAACCTCCCCGACTAACGAGGAAATGATGAGAAAAATCACCCCCCTTACCAAGAGGTATATATCTCTGGAGATGCAGAGGGAGAGATTGACCTTCAAAGAGTACGGACTAGACAGAATAATAGGCTCGCTGGACAAAGGTGGGGTACCTCTGAACGGGCTAGAGTTGCAGTACGACGAGATCCTTTCCGGAAAGAAAGACGGATTGATCAGGCGGACTTTAACTGGTGCCAAGAGAGAAGAACCGATAAACGGGAGCGACATCTATCTCTCTATAGATATAGATCTCCAAAGAATGGTTTACGAAGAGCTACAAAAAACCGTCGAAAAAAATATGGCCGATGGAGGGCTTGCCATACTTCTCGATAGTAAGACCGGCAAAGTACTCTCTTACGCCGGCACATACAACTGGGATCTCGGCTTGAAGGGAATATTCGAACCGGGATCTACTATTAAGCCGCTGATCTATTCGCTTGCTCTCACAGTAGGGGCCATCAACGAAGAGATGACTTTCAATTGCGACGGGAGGATACAGCCGGTCCCCGGACTGAACATAATTATACGCGACGTCGAGGGTGAAAGACACGGTGTCCAGACCTTCAGGGAGGCGATTATAAACTCCTGTAACGTGGCGACCGTGCAGGTCGGTGGAAAGATTTTCAACACTCTTGGAAAGAATGAAATGTATGCCGCACTTGAAAATATGGGATTTGGAAGGTTATCGGGAGTGGATCTTCCCGGTGAGACGCCGGGAATTTTCCCAAAAGCTTCGGTCTGGTCGCTCATATCGCCTTACCAGTTTCCGATCGGTCAGGGTCTGGGCGTGAACATTTTTCAAATGGTTAAGGCTCTAAATGTCTTCCCCGCGGGTGGTCAGTTCATCGTTCCCACTTTTTTGAAAGCTATTAGGAATGAAGATGGATTCGTCAACGTTCCGAAGAAGGTCGATGGAATTCTCTTCTCCCCAGAATTGGTGGCAGAGATGATCCCCGTTCTTGAGAGTGTCGTCCTGAACGGTACGGGAACACTCGCGCAGGTCGATGGGATTAGAATAGCCGGTAAGACCGGGACGGCTCAAAAAGCCGGACCTGGAGGGTACAACGACGAAACTTACTACGCACTCTTCTATGGTTTCTTCCCTGTGGAAAATCCAGTCTACACGCTTTACATCATGATCGATACGCCGAAGGCCGGTGTCTATTACGGTGGCTATGTGGCTGCCCCGATGTTCGCTTCGATAGTCAAAAAAATATACAAAATAGATATTGAAGAAGAGAAATACGAAGGAATATACAACTGGAAAATGCCGGATCTTACTGGCTATACACTGATTGATGTGAGCGAAGTAAGGAAAATCTACGGAATCGACAAGCTCATCGTTCACGGGGCAGGGAAGGTTATGAAACAATTCCCCGAGGCCGGGCACCCTCTGGAAGACAGAATAGAAGTGTGGCTGGGAGTTGGAGAGGCCGATGGTATTTGA
- the rsmH gene encoding 16S rRNA (cytosine(1402)-N(4))-methyltransferase RsmH has protein sequence MIHEALHYLLSKQEGGLYFDCTAGEGGHMRAILEATKGLSRVVGLDVDREVLELAERNLKDYQGCFQLFNLSYANFEIVLRQLGVTKVDGFLLDVGVSTFQLKSLGRGFSYDIDEPLDMRMDLSRELTAERVVNGYSEKDLARIIFEYGEEQRFARKIARSIISRRPLYSTKDLVEAIKKAIPPAERYKRKSHFATRTFQAIRIEVNDELENIEKALRAIPCYLNPGGRVVIISFHSLEDGIAKRVFREKMDIELKILTKKPLLPSKDEIDLNLRARSARLRAAERI, from the coding sequence ATGATTCACGAAGCGCTCCATTATTTGCTTTCTAAGCAAGAGGGCGGTCTTTATTTTGATTGTACCGCTGGAGAAGGTGGCCATATGAGAGCTATTCTTGAGGCCACCAAAGGTCTATCTAGAGTCGTAGGGCTCGATGTAGATCGGGAGGTTCTGGAGTTAGCGGAGCGGAACCTGAAAGATTATCAGGGATGCTTCCAGCTCTTCAATCTATCTTATGCTAATTTTGAAATTGTGTTGCGACAGCTCGGTGTTACCAAGGTTGATGGTTTTTTACTGGATGTGGGAGTCTCTACCTTTCAGTTGAAGTCTCTGGGAAGGGGTTTTTCCTACGATATCGACGAACCGCTGGATATGCGTATGGATCTTTCAAGAGAACTTACAGCTGAGCGAGTCGTGAACGGCTACAGTGAGAAGGACCTCGCGAGGATAATTTTCGAGTACGGTGAGGAACAGAGGTTTGCGAGGAAGATCGCACGAAGCATCATCTCAAGAAGACCGTTGTATTCCACTAAAGATCTCGTAGAGGCTATCAAGAAGGCGATACCACCGGCCGAGAGGTACAAAAGAAAGAGTCATTTCGCAACTCGCACTTTTCAGGCTATTCGGATTGAAGTGAACGATGAGCTGGAAAACATCGAGAAGGCACTGAGGGCAATTCCCTGTTATCTTAATCCAGGCGGTCGTGTTGTAATTATTTCTTTTCATTCTCTGGAAGATGGTATAGCTAAAAGGGTGTTTAGAGAAAAGATGGACATTGAGTTGAAGATACTTACGAAGAAACCCCTATTGCCGTCTAAAGATGAGATTGATCTCAATCTACGGGCAAGAAGCGCAAGATTGAGGGCAGCGGAGCGGATTTGA
- the prfB gene encoding peptide chain release factor 2, with protein sequence MISYEINSKIQELRDKFDSIKGTLDLERMKEKLREIENKMSDPSIWSDKRQASQLGKEAQSFRNTLELLKDVEGEFENIDIAVELASEDESYIHHVEELVALASRKVREFELTILLNGKYDDNNCFVSIHPGAGGTESQDWASMLMRMYTRWAEANRYKVTIVDELPGDEAGIKSVTLNFAGPYAYGKLKFEAGVHRLVRISPFDANHRRHTSFASVSVFPEMEEVPEIEIRPEDLKIDTYRSGGAGGQHVNKTDSAVRITHLPTGIVVACQTERSQHQNKANAMKMLYAKLFEIELEKKRNEKLKLMGDQKDISWGNQIRSYVFQPYTMVKDHRTETETGDIQSVMDGDIEEFIEKELLFFSAIEKSLE encoded by the coding sequence TTGATCAGTTACGAAATCAACTCAAAGATTCAGGAATTGAGAGACAAGTTCGACTCGATAAAGGGAACGCTTGATCTGGAGAGAATGAAGGAAAAGCTGAGGGAAATCGAGAACAAAATGAGCGATCCATCAATATGGAGCGATAAAAGGCAGGCCTCCCAGCTTGGAAAGGAAGCTCAGTCTTTCAGAAACACTCTTGAATTGTTGAAAGACGTGGAGGGCGAATTCGAAAATATCGATATCGCCGTCGAACTGGCCTCGGAAGATGAGAGCTACATCCACCACGTGGAGGAACTTGTCGCCCTAGCGTCGAGAAAAGTTAGAGAATTTGAACTAACCATTCTCCTCAACGGTAAGTACGACGACAACAACTGTTTTGTATCGATCCATCCTGGAGCTGGTGGAACCGAGTCTCAGGATTGGGCTTCGATGTTGATGCGCATGTACACGAGATGGGCCGAAGCGAACAGATACAAAGTCACGATCGTCGATGAACTACCCGGAGACGAAGCCGGAATAAAAAGCGTGACTCTGAACTTTGCCGGACCTTACGCCTATGGAAAGTTGAAGTTCGAAGCGGGAGTTCACAGACTGGTCAGGATCTCCCCGTTCGACGCCAACCACAGGAGGCATACTTCTTTTGCGTCCGTCAGCGTCTTTCCAGAAATGGAAGAAGTCCCGGAGATCGAGATAAGACCAGAAGATCTGAAAATAGACACTTACCGGTCAGGCGGTGCTGGCGGCCAACATGTTAACAAAACCGATTCTGCCGTTCGAATAACTCACCTACCGACGGGTATAGTAGTTGCCTGCCAGACAGAGAGGTCTCAACACCAGAACAAGGCAAACGCCATGAAAATGCTTTACGCCAAGCTTTTCGAAATCGAGCTCGAGAAAAAGAGGAACGAAAAGCTCAAGCTCATGGGTGACCAGAAAGATATCTCCTGGGGCAACCAGATAAGATCTTACGTATTCCAGCCTTACACGATGGTGAAAGATCACAGAACGGAAACAGAGACTGGGGATATTCAATCGGTTATGGATGGCGACATAGAAGAATTCATCGAAAAAGAATTGCTTTTCTTCTCGGCGATAGAGAAATCTCTTGAATAA